The following are encoded in a window of Fretibacter rubidus genomic DNA:
- a CDS encoding inositol monophosphatase, producing MAGEFIPGLSPLMTVMQAAARKASRSLLRDFGEVEHLQIARKGPADFVSKADQKAEEIIFEELRRDRPGYGFLMEEAGEIRGTDKTHRFIVDPLDGTTNFLHGIPHFSVSIALEREGVIVAGLVYNPINDEMFFAEKDKGAFLNDGRLGGADRRLRPAKRDIFTESLFATGIPFLGKKGHTKFLKELHQVMGASAGVRRLGSAALDLAWTAAGRYDGFWERDLQVWDIAAGIFIAREAGLRVESLSGGDVMEACDPIVTNEALFEQLHKRVV from the coding sequence ATGGCTGGCGAGTTTATTCCAGGGCTTTCACCTTTAATGACAGTCATGCAAGCCGCCGCCCGCAAAGCGTCGCGCAGTTTGCTACGTGATTTTGGCGAGGTCGAGCATTTACAAATCGCGCGCAAAGGGCCCGCTGATTTTGTGTCAAAAGCCGATCAAAAGGCCGAAGAAATTATATTCGAGGAACTGCGCCGTGACCGCCCGGGCTACGGATTTTTAATGGAAGAAGCGGGCGAAATTCGCGGCACGGATAAGACCCACCGCTTTATCGTTGACCCGCTCGACGGGACAACAAACTTCCTGCACGGCATTCCGCATTTTAGCGTTTCAATCGCGCTGGAACGCGAAGGCGTGATTGTAGCGGGCCTTGTCTATAATCCCATCAATGACGAAATGTTCTTTGCTGAAAAAGACAAAGGAGCGTTTTTAAATGATGGTCGTCTCGGCGGGGCAGATCGCCGCCTGCGGCCTGCCAAACGTGATATTTTCACGGAAAGTCTATTCGCAACAGGTATCCCGTTTTTGGGCAAAAAAGGTCATACGAAATTCTTAAAAGAATTGCACCAAGTTATGGGCGCCTCTGCGGGCGTGCGCCGTCTTGGCTCTGCTGCGCTTGACCTCGCCTGGACAGCTGCGGGCCGTTACGACGGATTTTGGGAACGCGACCTGCAAGTCTGGGACATCGCAGCGGGCATTTTCATTGCCCGCGAAGCCGGCCTTCGCGTCGAGAGCCTATCCGGCGGTGACGTCATGGAGGCATGCGACCCAATCGTGACCAATGAAGCGCTGTTTGAGCAATTGCATAAACGGGTGGTGTAG
- the efp gene encoding elongation factor P: MKMNGNEIRQGNIIKHQDTLWVAVKCNAVKPGKGGAFNQVELKNLLDGRKLNERFRAAETVEKVRLEQKKHSYLYEDGEMLVFMNGETYEQIHLHKDFVGDRAAYLSDGMEIDVEFYEERAINISIPEQVTLEVEDTEPVVKGQTAANSFKPATLSNGVRTNVPPFVGVGERLIINTEDGSYVKRAD; the protein is encoded by the coding sequence ATGAAAATGAACGGCAATGAAATCCGCCAAGGCAATATCATCAAGCACCAAGACACGCTTTGGGTGGCTGTCAAATGTAATGCGGTGAAACCTGGCAAAGGCGGCGCGTTTAACCAAGTCGAGCTTAAAAACCTGCTAGACGGGCGTAAACTTAATGAGCGCTTCCGCGCCGCTGAGACGGTCGAAAAAGTCCGGCTAGAGCAGAAAAAACACAGCTACCTGTATGAAGACGGCGAAATGCTCGTCTTTATGAACGGCGAGACCTATGAGCAAATCCACCTCCACAAAGACTTTGTCGGCGACCGCGCGGCTTATCTTAGCGACGGTATGGAAATCGATGTTGAGTTCTATGAAGAGCGCGCGATCAACATCTCTATCCCAGAACAAGTCACATTAGAAGTCGAAGACACAGAACCTGTCGTCAAAGGCCAAACGGCGGCTAATAGCTTTAAGCCTGCGACGCTGTCAAATGGCGTGCGCACCAATGTGCCGCCCTTTGTCGGGGTTGGCGAACGGCTGATCATCAATACCGAAGACGGCTCCTATGTGAAGCGAGCAGATTAA
- the apaG gene encoding Co2+/Mg2+ efflux protein ApaG has protein sequence MDTSSVKLNMPPATLYEQRTKDVIVRVEPDYLDEQSSPSESRFIWAYTVEIQNCTEVDLQVVERFWQIADSRGQVQEVRGSGVVGEQPVLRPGETFRYTSGAPLTAPSGMMMGNYGMQTPEGDTFTVDIPPFLLDSPHQPPIFN, from the coding sequence ATGGACACATCATCAGTTAAGCTTAACATGCCGCCCGCGACGTTATATGAACAGCGCACGAAAGACGTTATCGTGCGGGTTGAACCTGACTACCTTGACGAACAATCATCACCATCCGAGTCGCGCTTTATCTGGGCCTATACGGTTGAGATACAAAACTGCACCGAAGTTGACCTACAAGTCGTAGAGCGCTTTTGGCAAATCGCCGATAGTCGCGGTCAAGTCCAAGAAGTGCGCGGATCTGGTGTTGTCGGCGAACAACCTGTGCTACGCCCCGGCGAGACGTTCCGTTATACATCGGGCGCACCGCTGACGGCCCCATCGGGCATGATGATGGGCAATTACGGCATGCAAACCCCCGAAGGTGACACGTTCACAGTCGATATCCCGCCGTTCCTACTAGATAGCCCGCATCAGCCGCCCATCTTTAACTAG
- a CDS encoding 2'-deoxycytidine 5'-triphosphate deaminase → MSRKNGILPEQAIRALIDDGAVSASAPMGGEDGLPTQIQPASLDLRLGTVAYRMRASFLPGAGRSVMDAAKDVVMHKIDLTAGAVLETGCVYLVPLQESLNLPKSLAASANPKSSTGRLDVFTRVIADGADAFDRVDAGYNGPLYVEIAPRTFSILVRPGDRLVQMRFRRGVLKELSTQTVSIDLNGAGVIGYRAKRHAGLVDLLKVGGHVALDYWEPLVARGGTLVLDPEEFYILASKEAVSIPEDQAAEMAPIAPEIGEFRAHYAGFFDPGFGVDAAGGAGSRAVLEVRGRDVPFILRDGQPVAKLVYETMTETPAALYGQNGSHYQAQGLRLSKHFKD, encoded by the coding sequence GTGAGCCGCAAAAACGGAATATTACCAGAGCAAGCCATTCGGGCCTTGATTGATGACGGCGCTGTATCTGCTTCTGCCCCCATGGGCGGGGAAGACGGTTTACCAACACAAATTCAACCAGCCAGCCTTGACCTGCGTCTTGGCACTGTTGCCTATCGTATGCGCGCAAGCTTTTTGCCAGGCGCGGGGCGTAGCGTCATGGATGCCGCCAAAGATGTGGTCATGCATAAAATCGATTTGACAGCGGGGGCGGTGTTGGAAACGGGCTGTGTTTATCTGGTGCCGCTGCAAGAAAGCTTAAATCTACCCAAAAGCCTCGCGGCAAGTGCTAATCCCAAAAGCTCGACCGGGCGGCTTGATGTCTTTACGCGCGTTATTGCCGATGGGGCGGATGCCTTTGACCGTGTCGATGCGGGCTATAACGGGCCTTTATATGTCGAGATTGCACCGCGGACCTTTTCAATCCTTGTGCGGCCCGGTGACAGGCTTGTGCAAATGCGCTTTCGACGGGGCGTTTTAAAAGAACTGTCCACGCAGACTGTGTCAATTGACCTAAATGGGGCTGGCGTCATTGGTTACCGCGCCAAACGTCATGCGGGATTAGTGGACCTGCTTAAAGTTGGCGGCCATGTGGCGCTTGATTATTGGGAGCCGCTGGTGGCGCGCGGCGGCACATTAGTGCTCGACCCAGAGGAGTTTTACATCCTCGCCTCTAAAGAAGCTGTCTCTATCCCCGAAGACCAAGCGGCCGAAATGGCCCCTATCGCGCCAGAGATCGGCGAATTTCGCGCGCATTATGCAGGTTTCTTTGATCCCGGTTTTGGTGTTGATGCGGCCGGCGGGGCAGGGAGCCGCGCGGTGTTAGAGGTGCGAGGGCGAGATGTGCCGTTTATTTTGCGCGATGGACAACCCGTGGCAAAGCTCGTCTATGAGACGATGACGGAAACGCCCGCCGCATTATACGGTCAAAATGGTAGTCATTATCAAGCCCAGGGCCTTCGCCTGTCCAAGCATTTTAAGGACTAA
- a CDS encoding helix-turn-helix transcriptional regulator has product MKNSLKALRAEKNWSQAALGERLDISRQSVNAIETGKYDPSLPLAFKIARLFGCQIEDIFDDDISNFEV; this is encoded by the coding sequence GTGAAAAACAGTTTAAAGGCACTCCGCGCTGAAAAAAACTGGTCGCAAGCGGCACTGGGTGAGCGGCTTGATATCTCTCGGCAGAGTGTAAATGCGATAGAGACGGGTAAATATGACCCGTCATTGCCGCTGGCCTTTAAAATTGCACGACTGTTTGGCTGCCAGATTGAAGATATTTTTGACGACGATATAAGTAATTTTGAGGTTTAG